A stretch of the Aegilops tauschii subsp. strangulata cultivar AL8/78 chromosome 4, Aet v6.0, whole genome shotgun sequence genome encodes the following:
- the LOC109782598 gene encoding uncharacterized protein has protein sequence MSVAVCRGPAVPAFETPAWLRPAKPHKPEVVVADDRPAQVDIWNAIQAGVDSKVAAAKKPYVSPRVRRSMSQKSLEVCTESLGCETGSGDFDMSCLFGSPLPTAPVEAEESFWESSAAQESYPADDLVAVNYHSSGGRRSPRRSFPPPLPSMSSRDGPCLKMCSRRQDGRLVVEAVVVRPRGYLQANRQGGRLCLSFIECSARGQSAASKSAAPAEASYFPVVEDKCEPEQEVAMQVEEEEEDEEEVEVVDRGTMVEVKVSSQPQAPAAAKVHRSTLVINKFVGSTPFTFEQARGHADAPHSEPSAREETPTLRRVPSSTTTLAAAVAVASTETGAPHTPVDGDDSDEDEDECGGRHHPSSALAAADTKQQLLLFTSRRGDKHDLLQSVRRCRQLRQKPLFILEQYCIATS, from the coding sequence CAGGTCGACATATGGAATGCCATCCAGGCCGGCGTGGACAGCAAGGTGGCCGCCGCCAAGAAGCCGTACGTCAGCCCGCGCGTGCGACGGTCGATGAGCCAGAAGAGCCTCGAGGTCTGCACCGAGAGCCTCGGCTGCGAGACCGGCTCCGGCGACTTCGACATGTCCTGCCTCTTTGGCTCGCCGCTGCCGACGGCGCCCGTCGAGGCAGAGGAGTCCTTCTGGGAGAGCAGTGCCGCACAAGAAAGCTACCCGGCCGACGACCTCGTGGCGGTGAACTACCACTCCTCGGGCGGGAGACGGTCGCCGCGCCGCTCGttcccgccgccgctgccatccATGTCGAGCCGCGATGGGCCGTGTCTGAAGATGTGCTCGCGCCGCCAGGACGGCCGCCTCGTCGTCGAGGCGGTGGTGGTGAGGCCGCGCGGGTACCTCCAGGCGAACCGCCAGGGCGGCCGCCTCTGCCTCTCCTTCATCGAGTGCTCTGCTCGTGGCCAGAGCGCGGCGAGCAAGAGCGCCGCGCCGGCCGAGGCGTCCTACTTCCCGGTCGTGGAGGACAAGTGCGAGCCAGAGCAAGAGGTGGCCATgcaggtggaggaggaggaggaagacgaggaggaggtggaggtcgTGGACAGAGGCACCATGGTGGAGGTGAAGGTCAGCTCGCAGCCGCAGGCGCCCGCCGCCGCCAAGGTGCACCGGTCGACGCTCGTCATCAACAAGTTCGTGGGCAGCACGCCCTTCACCTTCGAGCAGGCCCGGGGCCACGCCGACGCGCCGCACTCCGAGCCGTCCGCCCGCGAGGAAACCCCGACGCTGCGCCGGGTGCCCTCGTCCACGACGACGCTCGCGGCCGCGGTCGCGGTGGCGTCGACTGAGACCGGCGCGCCGCACACTCCCGTCGACGGCGATGACAgtgacgaggacgaggacgagtgCGGCGGACGGCACCACCCGTCGTCGGCCCTGGCCGCCGCCGACACGAAGCAGCAGCTGCTCCTGTTCACGTCGCGGCGGGGCGACAAGCACGACCTGCTGCAGAGCGTGCGCCGGTGCCGGCAGCTGCGGCAGAAGCCGCTCTTCATCCTGGAGCAGTACTGCATTGCCACCTCCTAA